A genomic window from Candidatus Obscuribacter sp. includes:
- a CDS encoding DUF3124 domain-containing protein, with the protein MSVAIFSRVTLTLLALALPFAMQGCDPAPESDEALEHPESWQAHLKKSTIPVDKLIVNKSVYVPVYSHIYFENRRRTVELAETVSFRNTDSQNAVVLRSVNYYGSDGKRLRSYLAQPIEVGPFATADFVVTRTDISGGTGANFVINWGATTEVSPPIVEAIMISCGPSRNLSFVSRGLVLDKAIADDNSRVDQNPAAATPTISPPADTKSAGEK; encoded by the coding sequence ATGTCAGTGGCGATTTTTTCTAGAGTGACTTTGACTCTTTTGGCTTTGGCTCTGCCTTTTGCCATGCAAGGTTGTGACCCTGCACCCGAATCTGACGAAGCTCTGGAGCATCCTGAGAGTTGGCAAGCACATCTCAAGAAGAGCACCATTCCTGTTGACAAGCTTATCGTTAACAAAAGTGTCTATGTTCCAGTTTATTCTCACATCTATTTTGAGAATAGAAGGCGCACAGTGGAGTTGGCCGAGACCGTGAGCTTCCGCAATACGGACAGTCAAAATGCTGTAGTGTTGCGATCAGTCAACTACTACGGCTCTGATGGCAAAAGATTACGCAGTTATTTAGCTCAGCCAATTGAAGTGGGACCGTTTGCTACTGCCGATTTTGTTGTGACGCGGACAGATATTAGCGGCGGTACTGGGGCCAATTTTGTAATTAACTGGGGCGCAACAACAGAAGTCAGTCCACCAATCGTGGAAGCAATCATGATCAGCTGCGGTCCATCGCGTAATTTGTCTTTTGTCAGTCGGGGATTGGTACTTGATAAGGCCATTGCCGATGACAATAGTAGAGTTGATCAAAATCCTGCCGCGGCAACGCCCACAATATCTCCGCCCGCTGACACCAAGAGTGCTGGCGAGAAGTAA